One region of Kazachstania africana CBS 2517 chromosome 3, complete genome genomic DNA includes:
- the PPZ1 gene encoding salt homeostasis regulator (similar to Saccharomyces cerevisiae PPZ2 (YDR436W) and PPZ1 (YML016C); ancestral locus Anc_5.548), whose protein sequence is MIFKEYYSIYSLTYYKLEQIKAKKFGTMGNSNSKSSSASASTKKKKHVSSSEKETSNTNPTSNSNHLKPRISRTNTASNQSIRSNKSSSRRSVSSLSNSGNANNSSHTPDNSAPAVNNGSTSNNNINIHRRSHSQHIPSHSISNDDNSDDAGGTPKDISTDRTKLSNRRSSFNTTLDLPPSMVQMEPKPPILKNTPYTSSTNSFQYFENALTDEESDSNADVNPTKLSRQDSARRSHSSMRPSSIKSGSSNRLRRKSSETNVNIPDVLLNSRSNSFTSSLHSRKSSSSAQATAYSTPLNSPGLVRLDNDPNVDYFSMNMSNYGSNLSLSNGSNPTTAATSVATAGVGDADSDIHSLTKDQYPIQLPNDSMDQIMGLQQLQQPKKKKNLKPINIDETIQKLLDAGYAARRTKNVCLKNYEISQICHLAREIFLSQPSLLELSPPVKIVGDVHGQYGDLLRLFTKCGFPPSANYLFLGDYVDRGKQSLETILLLLCYKIKYPENFFLLRGNHECANVTRVYGFYDECKRRCNIKTWKLFIDTFNTLPLAAIVAGKIFCVHGGLSPVLNSMDEIRHVSRPTDVPDFGLINDLLWSDPTDSPNEWEDNERGVSYCYNKVAINKFLNKFGFDLVCRAHMVVEDGYEFFNDRSLVTVFSAPNYCGEFDNWGAVMSVSEGLLCSFELLDPLDSAALKQVMKKGRQERKIANQQQLQEFQSQE, encoded by the coding sequence ATGGGTAATTCCAATTCgaaatcttcttctgcttcTGCTTCtacaaaaaagaagaaacatgTATCGTCTTCTGAAAAGGAGACTAGTAATACTAATCCCacatcaaattcaaatcatttaaaaCCAAGAATATCAAGAACAAATACAGCttcaaatcaatcaattagatcaaataaatcaagCTCCAGACGGTCTGTAAGTAGCCTTTCAAATTCAGGGAATGCAAATAATTCTTCCCATACTCCTGATAATTCAGCTCCTGCTGTTAACAATGGCAGCacatctaataataatattaatattcATCGTAGATCACATTCTCAACATATCCCAAGTCATAGTATTagtaatgatgataatagtGACGACGCTGGTGGGACTCCAAAAGACATTTCAACGGATAGAACTAAACTATCTAACAGACGTTCAAGCTTTAATACTACATTGGATTTGCCACCTTCAATGGTTCAAATGGAGCCTAAGCCTCCTATTTTAAAGAATACACCGTACACCtcttcaacaaattcattccagtattttgaaaatgcttTAACGGACGAGGAAAGTGACTCTAACGCAGATGTCAACCCtacaaaattatcaagaCAAGATTCCGCTAGACGAAGTCATTCATCAATGAGaccttcttcaataaagaGTGGTTCTTCCAATAGGTTGCGCAGAAAATCATCAGAAACCAATGTCAATATTCCAGATGTCCTACTCAACTCTCGGTCAAATTCTTTTACGTCGTCGTTGCATAGCAGGAAATCTTCCTCGTCTGCTCAAGCAACTGCTTATTCCACTCCACTAAACTCACCGGGCCTCGTTAGACTTGATAATGATCCAAATGTTGATTACTTTAGTATGAATATGAGCAATTATGGAAGTAATTTATCCTTGTCAAATGGTAGTAATCCAACTACTGCTGCTACATCAGTCGCCACTGCTGGTGTCGGTGACGCAGACTCGGATATACACTCCCTTACAAAAGATCAATATCCAATTCAGCTACCTAATGATTCAATGGATCAAATTATGGGATTACAACAACTACAACAGCctaagaaaaagaaaaacttGAAACCGattaatattgatgaaacaatacaaaaattattagacGCTGGTTATGCTGCAAGAAGAACTAAAAATGTGTGtctaaaaaattatgaaatATCACAAATATGCCATTTAGCTCGTGAGATTTTCTTGTCACAACCTTCTTTACTTGAATTATCGCCGCCTGTGAAAATTGTTGGTGATGTTCATGGGCAGTATGGTGATCTTTTACgtttatttacaaaatgcGGCTTCCCACCTTCGGCAAATTATCTGTTTCTGGGCGATTACGTAGATCGAGGTAAGCAATCTTTAGAAACCATACTGTTACTACTCTGTTACAAAATTAAGTATCCGGAAAACTTTTTCCTATTAAGAGGTAATCATGAATGTGCAAATGTTACAAGAGTCTACGGGTTTTATGATGAATGTAAGAGACGTTGCAATATCAAAACATGGAAGCTTTTTATTGATACATTCAATACATTACCTTTAGCTGCAATAGTCGCaggtaaaattttctgtgTGCATGGTGGACTTTCGCCGGttttaaattcaatggaTGAGATCAGACATGTAAGCAGGCCGACTGACGTGCCAGATTTTGGTCTCATAAATGATCTACTTTGGTCTGATCCGACAGACTCGCCGAATGAATGggaagataatgaaagagGTGTTAGTTATTGTTACAACAAAGTTGcaattaataaatttctgAATAAATTTGGCTTTGATTTAGTTTGCAGAGCACATATGGTTGTCGAAGATGGTTACGAATTTTTCAACGATAGAAGTCTCGTCACAGTCTTTTCAGCACCGAACTACTGTGGTGAGTTTGATAATTGGGGTGCAGTAATGAGTGTGAGTGAGGGGCTACTGTgttcttttgaattattgGATCCCTTAGATAGCGCTGCTCTAAAACAGGTCATGAAAAAGGGCAGACAGGAGAGAAAAATAGCTAATCAACAGCAACTACAAGAGTTTCAATCACAAGAGTAA
- the PSP2 gene encoding Psp2p (similar to Saccharomyces cerevisiae PSP2 (YML017W); ancestral locus Anc_5.550) — translation MSLEEFLGDDSLGDSVWNEDDINLDAINNTTSIEVLKNTTSRDNLSPSASHYTLHGDSRSPRTTSLHANENKFSSPLFQKPPYIVKFSNLPPKFADTDIEELFQAKYTKFIKFKLFWEININPTIETIKSGSIFDQNFIKDSKVAFVELYTSRDLNKVLTYWSKPLKEIYQIDVEPAEFSNFKEYISRNETVPLQANMNPSKPYFTPKPKPNPFGAAKPVDTQSKIIDIEGKMEKLHVEDTKTLRKYSKGEALPIEQKPKITLLKKAPMSYSQVLQKSVEEAKKSSSNSLNTTPTPPIHSPSEVKQEEKSEVNSEIQEEKEDDKLGEQEEQNLEDAEGAAQAFTFKNAKRENSSQPPYHKSYRGRGGSRGSSRRGTNRGNFRGGRKFSNYNNGANQQNSNSGNQGSKNDQETYSLFKPASDFLNDKADSNTKQNNNIHRGNSSSRGGYRGGYRRY, via the coding sequence ATGTCTTTAGAAGAGTTTCTTGGCGACGATTCATTGGGCGATTCAGTCTGGAATGAAGACGACATTAACTTAGATGCCATCAACAATACAACAAGTATTGAAGTTCTTAAGAATACAACAAGTAGAGACAATTTATCTCCATCCGCTTCTCATTACACATTGCATGGTGACTCAAGGTCACCAAGAACTACTAGTCTCCatgcaaatgaaaataaattttcatcaccATTATTCCAAAAGCCACCCTACAttgtcaaattttctaatttaccACCAAAATTTGCTGATACcgatattgaagaattatttcaagCCAAATACACTAAATTCATTAAgttcaaattattttggGAAATTAATATAAATCCAACTATTGAAACAATTAAATCAGGCTCAATATTTGATCAGAATTTTATAAAGGATTCAAAAGTTGCATTTGTCGAATTGTACACATCTCGTGACCTTAATAAGGTTTTAACATATTGGAGTAAGCCGCTTAAggaaatttatcaaattgatgTAGAACCTGCTGAATTCAGTAATTTCAAGGaatatatttcaagaaatgaaaCCGTTCCATTACAGGCAAACATGAATCCTTCAAAGCCATATTTCACCCCAAAACCAAAACCTAATCCATTTGGTGCGGCTAAACCTGTTGATACACAATCCAAAATAATAGATATTGAGGGTAAAATGGAGAAACTGCATGTAGAGGATACTAAGACTCTAAGAAAGTATTCCAAGGGCGAAGCCTTGCCAATAGAACAGAAACCAAAAATTACCTTATTAAAGAAAGCACCGATGAGCTACTCTCAAGTTTTGCAAAAATCAGTAGAGGAGGCTAAGAAATCGTCctcaaattcattaaatacTACTCCTACTCCGCCTATACATAGTCCATCTGAAGTtaaacaagaagaaaaatctgAAGTTAATTCTGAGATTCAGGAAGAAAAGGAGGACGACAAACTGGGGgaacaagaagaacaaaatcTAGAGGATGCAGAAGGTGCCGCTCAAGCGTTTACATTCAAAAATGCCAAGAGAGAAAATTCTTCACAACCTCCATACCATAAATCATACAGAGGAAGAGGCGGTTCTCGTGGTAGTTCGCGTCGTGGTACCAACAGAGGAAATTTTAGAGGCGGAAGGAAGTTCAGCAATTACAATAATGGTGCTAATCAACAGAATAGCAATAGCGGCAATCAAGGCAGCAAAAATGACCAGGAAACCTACTCCCTTTTTAAACCAGCCAGCGATTTCTTAAATGACAAGGCGGACAGTAACaccaaacaaaataataatattcatcgtggtaattcttcatcaagaGGCGGATATCGTGGTGGTTATAGAAGATATTAA
- the KAFR0C05510 gene encoding uncharacterized protein (similar to Saccharomyces cerevisiae THI74 (YDR438W) and YML018C; ancestral locus Anc_5.551) yields the protein MISVSDFNKRWTLGLIMLAVVILLWVLSSFLINTIFEDNSYRKPFLITYINTAAFIFYLLPTLKKILINYHETGTFSIHHQLIIAEEGENYSAISSHLEEQASRNLSPESPLIPKNASQTIHDNNHILTNISTQRLSLKETIRLSAQFCILWFLANLATNASLAYTSVASQTILSSTSSFFTLFIGALCQVETLNHSKIVGSIISFGGIILVTHSDANHKHVPYKPGPGIKDVTSPFSGKTSMLILFGNFLAIAGALFYGVYSTLLKLQVKDEDRINMKIFFGFVGLFTLIFLWPSIILLHFLNIETFEIPRDPRILCIVGLNCIITFISDFCWAKAMLLTSPLTVTVGLSITIPVAMFGDFIFKHKSMPFLYLIGASLILGSFYLINKSSGEDNLEQHVQDN from the coding sequence ATGATTAGTGTGTCAGATTTCAACAAGAGATGGACATTAGGCCTTATCATGTTAGCAGTCGTAATTTTGCTATGGGTActatcttcttttcttatcAATAcgatttttgaagataattcGTACCGAAAACCATTTTTAATCACATACATTAATACTGCAgctttcattttttatctGCTGCCAACTTtaaagaagatattgattAACTATCATGAAACGGGTACGTTCAGCATCCATCATCAATTAATCATAGCAGAAGAGGGTGAAAATTACTCTGCCATTTCCAGTCACTTGGAAGAGCAGGCTTCTAGGAATTTGAGTCCGGAAAGTCCCTTGATTCCTAAAAATGCAAGTCAAACGATACATGACAACAACCATATTCttacaaatatttctaCACAGAGACTGTCGTTGAAAGAAACTATACGATTGAGTGCTCAGTTCTGTATCTTATGGTTTCTGGCAAATTTAGCAACAAATGCATCATTGGCTTATACATCAGTTGCATCACAGACAATCCTATCATCtacatcatcatttttcacATTATTCATAGGGGCACTTTGCCAAGTGGAAACTTTAAACCATTCGAAAATTGTTGGTTCCATTATTTCATTTGGTGGTATTATCTTGGTCACGCATTCTGATGCCAATCACAAGCACGTACCTTACAAACCAGGCCCGGGGATTAAAGATGTCACTAGTCCCTTCTCCGGAAAAACCTCAATGCTAATTTTATTTGGCAATTTCCTGGCCATCGCAGGGGCACTATTCTATGGTGTGTATAGCACTCTGTTAAAATTGCAAGTCAAAGATGAAGACAGAATcaatatgaaaatattttttggattCGTCGGTCTATTCACTTTGATCTTTTTATGGCCATCCATTATATTATTGCATTTTCTGaatattgaaacttttgaaattccTCGTGATCCAAGAATCCTTTGCATTGTTGGCCTGAATTGCATCATTACTTTCATTAGTGATTTCTGTTGGGCAAAAGCGATGTTACTAACCAGTCCTCTAACGGTCACAGTTGGGTTGAGCATTACCATACCGGTAGCAATGTTTGGAGATTTCATATTTAAGCATAAGTCAATGCCATTTTTGTATCTTATTGGTGCATCGTTAATCCTTGGATCATTCTATTTAATAAATAAGTCGTCCGGGGAAGATAATTTGGAACAGCATGTACAAGATAATTAA
- the OST6 gene encoding dolichyl-diphosphooligosaccharide--protein glycotransferase (similar to Saccharomyces cerevisiae OST6 (YML019W); ancestral locus Anc_5.552), with protein MIMIPILVVLYLLAFFQKTVNALLDINDILPLKDGDNIITAAESNYNQLKQGVRDQFNVLYITMHGIDEDTKLVKCALCYDFEKNYRRVSKLIQQQAPDTPVTFFMVDVIDVPGVVKDMNLTKVPHLVIYPPSNDDDSFSWISSPFYQYPLTAQSTEEDLHYGNYLAKILGIHLEIDEPFKVQEFISYFCICILPFIVVKKLIMPYITNKSKVACMLLSFGILLASISGFKFTQMNGIPFIAKNDKNEIMYFSGGMGWQFGIEVFSVSLMYSIMAASSVFLILMHQYDLFGILKYPLSVLLASFLFYFFAYYISCFEIKSPGYPYMY; from the coding sequence ATGATCATGATACCTATATTAGTCGTTTTGTATCTACTTGCATTCTTCCAGAAAACAGTCAATGCTCTTTTAGATATAAATGACATTCTACCACTGAAAGACGGCGATAACATTATAACGGCTGCTGAAAGTAACTACAACCAATTGAAGCAAGGTGTGAGGGACCAGTTCAATGTACTTTATATCACTATGCATGGAATCGATGAAGATACCAAATTAGTGAAGTGTGCTCTCTGTTATGATTTCGAAAAGAACTATCGGAGAGTATCCAAATTAATCCAACAGCAGGCACCTGATACTCCTGTCACATTCTTCATGGTAGATGTCATTGATGTTCCTGGGGTTGTTAAGGACATGAACTTAACAAAGGTACCACATTTAGTCATTTATCCTCCTTccaatgatgatgacagTTTTTCATGGATCAGCTCACCATTTTATCAATACCCACTAACAGCCCAAAGCACCGAGGAAGATTTACACTATGGGAACTATCTAGCCAAAATACTAGGAATTCATCTCGAAATTGACGAGCCTTTCAAAGTTCAAGAATTTATATCGTACTTTTGCATTTGCATATTACCGTTTATTGTAGTTAAAAAGCTAATAATGCCATATATCACAAACAAATCGAAAGTAGCTTGTATGTTACTATCATTTGGAATACTCTTGGCAAGTATTTCGGGATTCAAATTCACTCAAATGAATGGAATTCCCTTTATTGCAAAAAACGAcaagaatgaaataatGTATTTCAGTGGTGGTATGGGCTGGCAATTTGGTATTGAAGTCTTTTCAGTATCATTGATGTATTCCATAATGGCCGCTTCATCagtttttttgatattgatgcaTCAATATGACCTATTTGGGATTCTGAAGTACCCATTGTCGGTTCTATTGGCGAGTTTTTTGTTTTACTTTTTTGCATACTACATAAGTTGCTTTGAAATTAAGAGTCCTGGTTATCCATATATGTATTAG
- the KAFR0C05530 gene encoding uncharacterized protein (similar to Saccharomyces cerevisiae YML020W; ancestral locus Anc_5.554) — translation MLATLNGTYNSAFLTPRSRMDNNSTHSATLASPRRTRSRGWSLWGMGYPEEAEEDAALQVDQLEDQRESSVSTTDSDTRKRTWSFWSRQRGYTTTNANVDGLQFEVAGPVTLPKTERSTTSLNSPLINLLIPFDPDAMLYRKSTSSKDNKGTATCFTSQEPNIVVPSFEVLPKKSLWTSMTNIFGSSQTPQKHLYRADPIDKLSPILAKNRPLKIMIIGVHGFFPTKVLRTFIGEPTGTSMKFVTEAEEIVSEYFDNIGVDIEISKIALEKEGEIFDRVDFFYNVLKNWSTEINNTDMIYFVTHSQGCPVAIILLAKLIESGVLSLDNLNFVNNMGSKTNSEGVDPLDFLAQNNNNKKKIVSVLGMAGINNGPFYGADQTLLVKAYQTIAKDAMMELFEFQKFDSIQSKKLMQGLRVLIANNVKLTFVGSVNDQLVPLYSSTCLFAAHPNIFRATFIDKSSRTPAFITRIAKIAGTLLNLGFEDHSIIKEISGSLAGPLTGGGHSTIYNEKQVYELGIKFALETSDTLTDIPVTYTPYELSELGTNPYHLPWCMRGLLYETKRHLNDEELKLLYEEFEKWNPDTKQLKDIKYRLNGLKYKL, via the coding sequence ATGCTGGCAACATTGAACGGAACATATAATTCTGCATTTCTAACTCCTAGATCTCGTATGGACAATAACTCTACACATTCAGCTACCCTTGCATCTCCAAGACGAACTAGAAGTAGAGGTTGGTCTCTTTGGGGCATGGGCTATCCGGAGGAGGCTGAGGAGGATGCTGCCCTTCAGGTAGATCAACTGGAGGATCAAAGAGAGAGTAGTGTGTCTACTACGGATTCAGatacaagaaaaagaacatGGTCGTTCTGGTCGAGACAAAGAGGCTACACTACGACAAATGCCAACGTCGACGGTTTACAGTTTGAAGTGGCGGGTCCCGTCACCTTACCAAAGACAGAACGCAGCACTACGAGTTTGAATAGTCCCTTAATTAATCTTCTAATTCCATTTGATCCTGATGCCATGTTATATAGAAAATCAACTTCGAGTAAGGATAACAAGGGAACAGCAACCTGTTTTACATCACAAGAGCCCAATATCGTTGTACCAAGTTTTGAAGTCTTACCAAAAAAGTCCCTGTGGACATCGATGACAAATATATTCGGATCCTCCCAGACTCCACAGAAACATTTGTATAGGGCAGATCCTATAGATAAACTTTCACCCATTCTAGCAAAGAATAGACcactgaaaataatgatcaTTGGAGTTCATGGCTTTTTCCCCACAAAGGTACTTAGAACATTTATCGGAGAGCCAACTGGGACATCAATGAAGTTCGTAACTGAGGCTGAAGAAATCGTATCAGAATACTTTGACAATATAGGAGTTGACATAGAAATTAGTAAAATTGCATTAGAAAAGGAAGGAGAGATATTCGACAGAGTTGACTTTTTCTATAAcgttttgaaaaattggtcCACAGAAATTAATAACACAGAtatgatatattttgtaacACATTCTCAAGGTTGTCCTGTTGcaattattttattggctaaattaattgaaagCGGTGTTCTATCATTAGATAATCtcaattttgtaaataatatGGGCAGTAAAACAAATAGCGAGGGTGTAGATCCATTGGATTTTCTAGCCCAgaataacaataacaagaagaaaatagttTCAGTATTAGGAATGGCAGGTATTAATAATGGTCCATTTTATGGGGCAGACCAAACATTGTTAGTAAAAGCATATCAAACTATCGCTAAAGATGCCATGATGGAactatttgaatttcagaaatttgattcaattcAATCTAAGAAACTTATGCAAGGTCTAAGAGTACTTATTGCAAATAATGTAAAGTTAACATTCGTCGGTTCCGTAAATGACCAATTAGTACCTCTATATTCATCAACCTGCCTTTTCGCAGCACATCCGAATATCTTTAGGGCTACTTTTATCGATAAAAGTTCAAGGACACCTGCGTTTATTACAAGAATTGCCAAAATTGCAGGAACTTTACTAAACCTCGGTTTCGAGGACCATAGcataataaaagaaatcagTGGTTCATTGGCTGGTCCACTTACGGGTGGTGGCCATTCAACCatttataatgaaaaacaGGTTTATGAGTTAGGAATAAAATTTGCATTAGAAACTTCGGATACTCTCACTGATATCCCAGTTACATATACTCCGTATGAGTTATCAGAACTAGGCACAAACCCATACCATCTTCCCTGGTGTATGAGAGGTTTGTTATATGAAACTAAAAGGCATTTAAACGATGAAGAGCTTAAATTGTTATACGAAGAGTTCGAGAAGTGGAACCCTGACACAAAACAGCTGAAAGACATCAAATATAGATTGAATGGCCTTAAATACAAATTATAG
- the UNG1 gene encoding uracil-DNA glycosylase (similar to Saccharomyces cerevisiae UNG1 (YML021C); ancestral locus Anc_5.555), which produces MTSSAAGKRKQTTIQDFFGVGKKAKTVETTATSSLKVKEPSASRTLVTENGKENMGSSPFKEVFKEKLTDEQRLLLSLEITTLEDQWFEKLSKEFTKPYFIQIKKFLAKEAQSSKIFPPPENVYSWSRLTPFNDVKVVIIGQDPYHNHNQAHGLAFSVQKPTPPPPSLKNIYKELSSNYEDFQIDHKFGDLTNWSKQGVLLLNTALTVKAHNANSHSKCGWHEFTKKIVEILINERKSTGKSLVFLLWGNNAIKLIENLLHHTTQENILVLKSVHPSPLSASRGFFGNNHFRMINDWLYDKRHEKMIDWSVVPGSFIEEVQEKNSKLDSK; this is translated from the coding sequence ATGACCAGTTCTGCAGCGGGCAAGAGGAAACAAACGAcaattcaagatttttttGGAGTGGGTAAAAAGGCAAAGACTGTCGAGACGACCGCTACGTCAAGTCTTAAAGTAAAAGAACCTAGCGCGTCACGTACATTGGTAACTGAGAATGGCAAGGAAAATATGGGCTCCTCGCCTTTTAAAGAGgtattcaaagaaaagctGACAGACGAACAAAGGCTATTATTAAGTTTAGAAATTACCACGCTTGAAGATCAATGGTTTGAAAAACTTTCCAAAGAATTCACGAAACCCTactttattcaaataaaaaagttTCTTGCCAAGGAGGCACAATCCTCAAAAATCTTCCCTCCTCCTGAAAATGTTTACTCATGGTCGAGATTGACCCCATTCAATGATGTAAAAGTTGTAATTATTGGACAAGATCCATATCATAATCATAATCAGGCTCACGGCTTAGCATTCAGTGTTCAGAAGCCTACTCCTCCACCTCCATCTCTAAAAAACATTTACAAAGAGTTGTCGAGTAACTATGAGGactttcaaattgatcATAAATTTGGTGATTTGACTAATTGGTCGAAACAAGGTGTCTTGCTGTTGAATACTGCATTAACTGTGAAAGCACATAATGCAAATTCTCATTCAAAATGTGGATGGCATGAATTTACAAAGAAGATTGTAGAAATACTAATTAATGAAAGGAAATCGACTGGTAAGAGCCTCGTGTTTTTATTGTGGGGTAACAATGCAATTAAGTTGATTGAAAATCTATTACATCACACCACTCAGGAAAATATACTTGTCCTGAAGTCAGTTCATCCTTCTCCTTTAAGTGCTAGTAGGGGTTTCTTCGGAAACAATCATTTTAGAATGATAAATGACTGGTTATATGATAAGAGGCATGAAAAGATGATCGATTGGAGTGTTGTTCCTGGGTCGTTTATCGAAGAAGTTCAGgaaaagaattcaaaactTGATTCGAAATAA
- the APT1 gene encoding adenine phosphoribosyltransferase APT1 (similar to Saccharomyces cerevisiae APT2 (YDR441C) and APT1 (YML022W); ancestral locus Anc_5.557), whose amino-acid sequence MSIESNAKELKQALRQYPNFPQEGILFEDFLPIFQNPQLFNKLVESFKLHLAEKFPNTKIDYIIGLESRGFLFGPALALALNVGFVPVRKAGKLPGECVKAVYMKEYGQDEFEMQKDAIKEGSNVVIVDDIIATGGSAAAAGELVEKVGANVIEYQFVLELDFLKGRDKLKAPVFTLLVDQKEALKN is encoded by the coding sequence ATGTCCATCGAATCCAACGCCAAAGAACTCAAACAAGCTTTAAGACAATACCCAAACTTTCCACAAGAAGGtattttatttgaagatttcttacctattttccaaaatccACAacttttcaacaaattaGTCGAGTCATTCAAATTACATCttgctgaaaaattccCAAATACCAAAATTGACTACATTATTGGTTTAGAATCTAGAGGTTTCCTATTTGGTCCAGCTTTAGCTTTAGCTTTAAATGTTGGTTTCGTTCCAGTAAGAAAAGCTGGTAAATTACCAGGTGAATGTGTCAAAGCAGTTTACATGAAAGAATACGGTCAAGATGAATTCGAAATGCAAAAAGATGCTATTAAGGAAGGTTCTAATGTCGTCATCGTCGATGATATCATCGCTACCGGTGGTTCTGCCGCCGCCGCTGGTGAATTAGTCGAAAAAGTTGGTGCCAACGTCATAGAATACCAATTTGTTTTAGAATTAGACTTCTTAAAGGGTAGAGATAAATTAAAGGCTCCAGTTTTCACTTTATTGGTCGATCAAAAGGAAGCTctaaaaaattag